From Streptomyces sp. NBC_01460, a single genomic window includes:
- the der gene encoding ribosome biogenesis GTPase Der, with the protein MNDQIHSGGSDHEHGALGDAEYAEFMELAAQEGFDPEDVEGAIGEAGHGPLPALAVVGRPNVGKSTLVNRIIGRREAVVQDKPGVTRDRVSYEAEWAGRRFKVVDTGGWEQDVLGLDASVAAQAEYAIETADAVVFVVDATVGATDTDEAVVKLLRRAGKPVVLCANKVDGQSGEADATALWSLGLGEPHPVSSLHGRGTGDMLDAVLEALPEAPAQSFGAALGGPRRIALIGRPNVGKSSLLNKVANEDRVVVNSLAGTTRDPVDELIELGGITWKFIDTAGIRRKVHLQEGADYYASLRTAAAVEKAEVAVILIDSSESISVQDQRIVTMAVEAGRAIVLAFNKWDTLDEERRYYLEREIETELAQVAWAPRVNVSAVTGRHMEKLVPAIETAIEGWETRVPTGRLNAFLGEIVASHPHPVRGGKQPRILFGTQAGTKPPRFVLFSSGFLEHGYRRFVERRLREEFGFEGTPLHISVRVREKRGRKK; encoded by the coding sequence ATGAACGACCAGATTCACTCCGGCGGCTCGGACCACGAGCACGGAGCACTTGGCGATGCCGAGTACGCGGAGTTCATGGAGCTCGCCGCGCAGGAGGGGTTCGACCCCGAGGACGTCGAGGGCGCGATCGGTGAGGCCGGTCACGGGCCGCTTCCCGCGCTCGCCGTCGTCGGCCGCCCGAACGTCGGCAAGTCGACCCTGGTGAACCGGATCATCGGCCGCCGCGAGGCCGTCGTCCAGGACAAGCCCGGTGTCACCCGTGACCGCGTCAGCTACGAGGCCGAGTGGGCCGGCCGCCGCTTCAAGGTCGTCGACACCGGTGGCTGGGAGCAGGACGTACTGGGCCTCGACGCCTCCGTCGCCGCCCAGGCCGAGTACGCCATCGAGACGGCCGACGCGGTCGTCTTCGTGGTCGACGCCACCGTCGGCGCCACCGACACCGACGAGGCCGTCGTGAAGCTGCTGCGCCGCGCCGGCAAGCCCGTGGTCCTCTGCGCCAACAAGGTCGACGGACAGAGCGGCGAGGCCGACGCCACCGCGCTCTGGTCGCTGGGCCTCGGCGAGCCGCACCCGGTCTCCTCCCTACACGGCCGAGGCACCGGCGACATGCTGGACGCCGTCCTGGAGGCCCTGCCCGAGGCCCCGGCCCAGTCCTTCGGCGCCGCGCTCGGCGGCCCGCGCCGCATCGCGCTCATCGGCCGTCCCAACGTCGGCAAGTCCTCGCTCCTCAACAAGGTGGCCAACGAGGACCGCGTCGTCGTCAACTCGCTCGCCGGCACCACGCGCGACCCGGTCGACGAGCTGATCGAGCTCGGCGGCATCACCTGGAAGTTCATCGACACGGCCGGCATCCGCCGCAAGGTCCACCTCCAGGAGGGCGCGGACTACTACGCCTCGCTGCGCACCGCGGCCGCCGTGGAGAAGGCCGAGGTCGCCGTCATCCTGATCGACTCGAGCGAGTCCATCAGCGTCCAGGACCAGCGGATCGTCACCATGGCGGTGGAGGCCGGCCGCGCGATCGTGCTCGCCTTCAACAAGTGGGACACCCTCGACGAGGAGCGCCGCTACTACCTGGAGCGCGAGATCGAGACGGAGCTCGCGCAGGTCGCCTGGGCGCCCCGCGTCAACGTCTCGGCCGTCACGGGCCGCCACATGGAGAAGCTGGTCCCGGCGATCGAGACCGCGATCGAGGGCTGGGAGACCCGTGTCCCCACCGGCAGGCTGAACGCCTTCCTCGGTGAGATCGTCGCCTCCCACCCGCACCCGGTGCGCGGCGGCAAGCAGCCCCGCATCCTCTTCGGCACCCAGGCGGGCACCAAGCCGCCCCGGTTCGTGCTCTTCTCGTCCGGCTTCCTGGAGCACGGCTACCGCCGCTTCGTGGAACGCCGTCTGCGCGAGGAGTTCGGCTTCGAGGGCACGCCGCTGCACATCTCGGTGCGGGTGCGCGAGAAGCGCGGCCGCAAGAAGTGA
- a CDS encoding lysophospholipid acyltransferase family protein — translation MTEATAAPTLRGAAVGRGIGIGLMYGLFRPRVLGAWRVPTTGPVILAVNHAHNLDGPMLMGTAPRPVHFLIKKEAFVGPLDPFLRGIGQLKVDRTTVDRTAITQALGVLDDGGVLGIFPEGTRGEGDFASLRAGLAYFAVRGGAPIVPVAVLGSTERRGRLVRALPPLRSRVDVVFGDAFQAGDGSGRRTRKALDEATLRIQAELTAHLENARRLTGRPVKT, via the coding sequence GTGACCGAAGCCACTGCCGCGCCGACGTTGCGCGGTGCGGCCGTCGGGCGCGGGATCGGCATCGGGCTCATGTACGGGCTCTTCAGGCCCCGCGTGCTCGGCGCGTGGCGGGTCCCCACCACGGGACCCGTCATACTCGCGGTGAACCACGCGCACAATCTCGACGGACCGATGCTGATGGGCACCGCGCCCCGGCCCGTCCACTTCCTGATCAAGAAGGAGGCGTTCGTCGGCCCCCTCGACCCGTTCCTGCGCGGAATCGGTCAGCTGAAGGTGGACCGCACGACCGTCGACCGCACCGCCATCACGCAGGCACTCGGCGTGCTGGACGACGGCGGCGTCCTCGGGATCTTCCCCGAGGGCACCAGGGGCGAAGGCGACTTCGCCTCCCTGCGTGCGGGGCTCGCGTACTTCGCGGTGCGCGGCGGGGCGCCCATCGTCCCCGTCGCGGTCCTGGGAAGCACGGAGCGCCGTGGACGGTTGGTACGGGCGCTGCCTCCGCTGCGCAGCCGGGTCGACGTCGTCTTCGGTGACGCCTTCCAGGCCGGTGACGGCAGCGGGCGGCGCACCAGGAAGGCGCTGGACGAGGCGACACTGCGGATCCAGGCCGAGCTGACCGCACACCTGGAAAACGCCAGGCGCCTCACCGGGCGCCCTGTTAAGACTTGA